The genome window GCTATGCATATAAGATCATTCGATTGTTAGAGCCGAATTTCAGCGAGGCACGCGCAAAGAATGTACTCTTTATGCTCTCAGCTACCCCACGAGTGAACCAACACGAACACTTCTCATGTAACTTCTCCACAGGGGAATACAAAGACCCTAAACGTTTTATCTTAGTAAAAAACGGTATCTACGACAAAAAAAGGAAAATTCTTACAGGATTTACACATGAATTCGTAGCATTCTCAACCATTGCTACTGAATACAATCACTTTGCTAAGTCTCCAACCATTGACGGTTGGAACGTAGATGATTGGTTACTTGATTTAATGAGTGGTGATGAAGAACTGGTACATCTCATCTGGCAAGTTATCTCAGCTAGTCTTAATGGTAACTACTCATACCGAAAATCAATTTGGTTTGTCGGTGAGGGGAACGATGGTAAGGGTACAGTCCAGCAGTTAATCACTAACGTAGTCGGAATGAAAAACGTGGCTAGTTTAAAAATCAATCAATTCGCAGAACGTTTCTCACTTTCCATGATTGAGGGGAAAACGGTAGTGATTGGTGATGATGTCCAAGCTGGTATCTATGTGGACGAATCCTCAAACTTTAACAGCGTGGTAACTGGTGAACCAGTCTTAGTAGAAGAAAAAAATAAACAGCCTTACACAACGGTGTTTAAGAAAACTGTTATCCAATCTACAAACGAATTACCACGGTTTAAAAACAAAACGAATGGTACATACAGACGGTTCGCAATCATCCCATTTAAGAAATCATTTTCTAGTGAAGATGACAACTGGGCGATCAAAGATGATTACATCTACCGTGAGGAAGTCTTAGAGTACGTTTTAAAAAAAGCCTTAGAAATTTCATTCGATCGGTTTATCGAACCGAAAGCATCGCTCGAAGCCCTCGAAGATTTCAAGGAATCGAACGACACAGTCAAAGCGTTTGTCATGGAATGGTTCGACAAGTTCGAATCCACCCGCCTCCCGTCAAGGTATTTGTGGTGGTTGTATCAGGAATGGTGCAAGGATGAGGGAGTTACTAAACTAACTAAACGGAAGTTTGAAAATCAGTTAGCAAAAAATATCCCTCCCGAATGGGTAAAGAAAAAATTTCAGCCTTTAGGTAAATTTGTCCCGTCCGTGGATGTTCCACCTTACTATATTGTTTTTTCATGGGGCGATGATGAAAATAAAATCATTACAACAGGTTATGAAAAAATTAACCGTTAACCGTTTGTTTACCGTTTAAAATCGCAAACGGTAAACACTTCTAAGCCTTATATACCAAGGGTTTACATTACCTTATTTACCTTTTAACCTTTCTATTACTATTAAAATAATAAATAAATAAATAATAAAAATATATATAAAGAGAAACGGTAAGGTTAACGGTAAATTATATAAAAAAAGTGATATCGAACCCTTGGGGCTGTAAGGCTAACAGAGTTTACCTTTTAAAAAACAGAAACGGTAAATTTTGGAGGACATTGTGAAAACTGAACATACTATACAAAATGAAATACGGGTGGCCTTAACAGAAAATGGCTATACAGTATTTCGGGCGAATGTCGGGAAAGTTAAAACCGCAGATGGCAGATGGTTTGATACGGGACTACCGAAGGGCCATCCAGATTTATACGGATTTAGACCCGATGGAAAAATATTTTACATCGAAGTAAAAAATGCAAACGGTCGAGTGAGACCAGAACAAAAACAATTTATTAAAACAGTAAAAGCGCGTGGCGCACTTGCAGGAATTGCACGTAGTGTAGAAGATGCGCTGGCAATCATAAAGGAGACAAACCATGAATAAAAAAATCATTTTAGCAACAGTCGCAACAATCGCAGCGGTCGGAACAGCACAAGGAGTAAAAGCAGATGAAGTACAAGGAACAACTGGAACAGGAACTGAAACAAGCGGAGTCACACCTTCGGTGGTTGGAACACCAGGAACAGAACAAAATAATACAACAGCAGTTGTTGAACAGCCAACTACTGAAACTACAAATGAAAAAACAGGAAGTGAAAGCGACAATAGTAACCAATCGGGAAATGCTACACAATTTACAAAAAATGGAAGTGACATTCAAGTAACGAATCCAGAGGTCGTGGTGGACCAGTCAAATGGAACAGGGAAGTATCAACCCTTTAGCGTGGAATATAAAAACATTGAATTTCCAGACGATCTCACAATCAACGAAGGGGACAAAGTAACGTTCACGCTTCCAGAAGAAGTTAAGTTTCAAACAAACTTTGACTTTGATGTATACAATCCTGAGAAGCAAGTAGTTGGTAAAGCTACTACTGACACGGCAACTAACACAGTTACTACTGTATTCAATAACTACTTTAAAGATCATCCACTTAATAAGCAGATGTCACTTAAGATGGATGCGACTTGGACTGACAAAGTGGAATCTGGAAAACCAGTCACGGCTAATTTCAACGGTACATTTGTTACTGCTCAAATTGGTGCAGAACAAGTTATTGGTAAAGATGAACTCATTTCCAAATGGGGATCACAAGATAAGAATGATCCTACAGTCATTAACTGGACTGTACGCTTGAACTACGCACGAAAAGTCTTGAACTATGTAACTATCATTGACGAAATGAGTGAAAACCAAAAACTTGTTGATGACTACTTTGAGATCAAGAATATTGAAAGTGTAGATCCGTGGATTGATAAAGGATCAGCTATGGACTTGGTTAAATCAATCGCCAAATCAGACCATGGATTCACAATTAAAATGGATCGCCTAGAGCATATGATTTATGTTAACTACAAGACTAAACTTGTTAATGCAGTCAAGGATTCAGTTAATCCAACTAACAAGATTGAGTTAAAGGCCGAGTCTGATGGTGCTGTTTCATATAGTTATGTACAGTTGGTCGGAGGTCGTGGTGATGCCAGCGGTGAGAATAAACCAATTTGGGAAATTCCAAATGACGCTCCGAAATACGAGAAACCATCTATCGATTTGAAAGATATCCCTCTAATGCCTCCTGCACCTATTGTGGATATTCCAGAGTGGAAAGGCGGAACAACTCCGTGGGACGCACCACAATATGACAAGCCAGAATGGAATGGTGGTACAGTACCGTTTGACGCTCCTGTTTTGGATAAACCAGAGATCAATATTGAAGATATCCCAATGATGCCACCAGCTCCAGTATTGGAAAAACCAGAACTTATCATCGACTTACCAAAACCAAACACACCTACAGTTACGATAGATAAACCTAGCATTCCCGTTGAAATCAATTCTAAGCCGTCTAAAACGACCGTAGAGCCTCAGAAAGAGCAAGTGAATGTTATTTATCAACCGACTAAAACAAACGCTCACACGCTCCCTAATACAGGTTCGGAGAGTGGACTGGTTCTTTCATTCGCTGGTATGTTTATCCTCGGTGGTATGGCACGGATTGCATTAAAGCATGAGGGTGAATAATGTCGCTGATAGATCAATTCTTTGAGGAATATGACAACCTCATGAGCGAATACGGTGGTGTTAGTAATTTTTTTACCATCCTTGGCGATAAACGTGTGAGTGGATATATCAACCGCTCACGTAGAGATGGCACGATGCCACCGCCTACGCAATTAAAACGATTTGAGGATTATATGGATAATCATTTCCTACTCAAATGTATGCAATATTACGGTGACAATTATCCAGACAAAATGACAATCAAAATGGACTTGGCACTGGACGAATTCACGTTTAAATATCGCAAGCAGGGGCGAAGAAAAGAACGTAAGCTATCCTCGCAACTGCATTTAGAACGTGCGTGGGCGCTGGGCGCTTGATTAAGGCTGGCAGATTGTAACAGGTCTGTCAGTCATAACCTCACAAACAATAAAATAAGACACTGATGCCGAAGCGAGTGGGGCGCTTCAAAACGAATCGTGATAAAACTACTGGTTTTATGCCTTAACACACGATTCAAAAATGTATATCAACCTATAAATAATAAAGGAGAGTCCTTTCTTTAAGAATTTACATACAAGTAAGTCTGATATACGCTTACGACTAACATCCTATATTGGCATGAGGCTTGGAAACCTCAGAGGGTTCGATTCCCTCTATAGGATTAGGACGGGAATAGGACTCCTTATGATACATTCTTTATTTCACTGCTATCGACCCGTCCCGATAGCTGGCCAGTTGTAGACTCCTTGGGTGGTGCAACCCCATCTACTGGCCATTGCTCACTATAAATTTAGAAAGGCCCTCTTATCTAGTTTTTCTAAGAAGGGGAGCAGAGCAACTCCCCTATTTTAGTAAAGTAGATAGAGATTATTATGGAAATTGATTTAATTAAACGGTCAATCAGACTGGATCGACAGCGACTACAAGATACAAGCAGTGACTTGCTCATACAAAAAAAACATCGGCAAAACAGCAGTGATTGGACGATCACGGGCAATTAAAGAAAGGATTAATAAAAAGTTTATGGAATTAGAACACGAATTAGTAACGTTAACTAAGAAATGGTTTGTGGATCGTGACCTTGAGAATGGTGGGCGATTGGACAAGCAGGCTCTTAAATTAAGCGAGGAGTTTGGCGAGCTATGCGCAGGGTATCTCAAACAAAATGAGAAGCTGACCAAGGACAGTATTGGTGATTGTGCAGTCGTGATTGTAGGGCTGGCATTGTTAATCAAAGAGGATGTACACAGTATCTTCAAGATCGCAGATGGTGTTAGACCAAGAGAAGCAATGGAATGTTTTAAATTGTTGAACGCTAATATTTCAGAGTTCCAGTTGTCGCAGGATTTAGCGAGCAAAGAAATGTGCAAACACAATCTAGTACGTGCGGTAGCTTATCTTAAATCTATTAGTAAGGCACTTAACTACGACTTTGCGGATTGCTTTGAGGTGGCATATAACGAAATCAAAGACCGCAAAGGTAAATGGATTGATGGAAGTTTTGTGAAAGAAGAGGATTTGCCGAATGAATAAACAAGAATTAATTGAAAAACTAAAGATAATCGATGGAGGTTATGGTAGCAGATATTATATAGCGATTAGTGATGTTTTTGAACTGCTTGAACAACTAGACGAACCGCAACCGATTAAATTAAAAGACATCATCGCACGAATTAAGAGCCTAGATGTTGGGATTCAAGAAGTTTGGCTCAATAAAATTTTAAAAGAGTTGGGTAGCGATTATGGATCACTAAAATATAGAGCTGGGTATGAGCAAGGTAAGTTTGACAGTACTATGGAACATGAGAAAGTCACAGTACCGCAGTTTGTGGCAGATTGGATTGAGGATTGTAAAACAAAAGGGAAGAGCTTACTTAAATCTCTTTTATACACACCGGGAAAAGTTAATAGCTGGGTGGATGATCCAGATAATCAAGAAACATTCGCTCTAGCGTGGATTAATGGCTACGAGGTCGAACAAGAAAAGCGGTACACAGTTAAATTAAAAAACACAGATGATTACCTTGTGAAAACAGCCGCTAACAGCTACCGTTTTTATAACAACATTTACACACAAAACAGAAAACACACAAAAGAAGAGATTGAAAAAAGTGGTTTTGGCTGGGTGTTTGATTGTGAAGGTATTGAAGTTGAGAAGGTGGAAGAATGAACAATGAGGTATATGAAGAACTGGAAAAACTTATGAGCTTATTTCCTGATTCATTTATAAATAGACAACTGGAACTAATTCTTATCCCAAAAACTAACACCTATTTTTCTTTAAAAGACTGTTTTACCAAGAAAGATATTATCTCAAAGGTGTTGATGTGGTGCACTAGGGATATAGCTAAAGCCAGGCCATATCAGCAACAAAAAAGGAATATTGCCTTTTATGTAGACAATCGTATGCGTTTGGAAAAATATTTAGGTGCGGACATCAATGTAGACGTAGTTTATCATTGTCTAGGAAATGGGATTAACAAAGAATTGACACACAAGTTTATTAATAGTGGATTCGACATGGAAATCCTATATTTAGAAGTTTAGGAGATAACAGAATGACACGACCAAACAGATACCCATACACTAAGAGTCAGTGGGAAGAAGAAATAACACTGGTATATTTCGGCATTAACACTAGTTTAAAATTGAGAGCAGAAAGAAATAGAATTACAAAGGAGACAAGACATGTCATTAAATAAAGCGAGAAAACGATTGATTAGGAAATATCATAAATTATATAACAGCCATCCGATAGGTTTGAAATTTAGTGCAGATGGTGGCAAGACATTTGTTGCACTGGGGAATGTTGTTGAAGATTACATTCCAGATTCTAGTGTCATTAACTCTGGAAATATTAACGCAAGTAAATTGTCGAATAGTGGGTTTGGCTTTAAAACTTTTGAAATAACTATTAGACAGGATATTTCAAAAGAAGAATTTAATAAATTGAAAGGTGTACTTTGGTAGCGAGATGAACTTACAAAACTTTATCTATTTATTATTCGCAGCAGTCTGGCTCTCTGGCTTGATCTGGGCTAGTGTGATTGCTTTTAAAAACAGGAAGGGGAAGCATGACTAAACTATTTTATACAATCCTCGCATCAGTATCGCTGGTATTTTTGATCGTGTGTATTAACTTAAACGCACGGATTGGAAGTCTTACCAAACGTGTGAGTGATCTGGAATGGACAGTACAAGAACATGAGCTATCTATCCAGCGACTGGCAGAACAGAATAATGCGCAGGATGTTATTTTAAATAAATTAAACAGCGAGTACCAAATGCGAGAACGACAAAGGGCAGAGGAATTGAAAGAGGTGGCTGATAGAAATGGAGTGGGAGGTTAACATGGTAAGGTTTAATATGGAGATACCAATACCACATACTATATGGAAGAAGAAAAGCGATGAAACTCTTGTACGTGTTATTCTTAACGCAAGATATGACTTTGATTACAGTACGATGATTATTTATAAAGTTATCAAGAGTGGTCAGAAGTACGTTACCAGCTATGATAAATTCATGAATGATTTTGAGATGACTGAAATTAAATTCTCGGAAATCAAAACGGAGGTAAGTGGTGAACATAGCAAGTAGACTATCTGCATTAAAGTATATTGATATCAAAATCAAATCCAAACGGCAGGAGATCGAAAACCTCAAGTCAGCTATTTTAAAAGGGCAGGTATATTCAGACGAACCGAAAGGCAGTAAGCAAGGAAATGCAACGGAAGATTTAAACATTAAAATAATAGACGGGGTGGAAAAGATCCGTGCTGAGATTCATCAGCTCATGGAAGAACGCACGCGCTTGATTAATGCCATCGAGGATTTAGATGACCCGTTGGAAAATATCGTGTTGAGATTGATGTACGTTAATGGCTACTCATGGCAAGAAACCAAGAGAGAATTAAATTATTCTCATGCGACAATCCAAAGAGCAAGAGCGAAAGCAATCGAACATTTAGTTATTAAAGATGAACCAACATTTAACAAATGATACACACGACCTGATAATATAGTATACAGAAAGAGATTCGTAAGGCAGCAGAAACGTTCGCAAGCCTAATTGTTTTGTCTCCTTATTTAGTACCAATGATCTGCAATAGCTTTGTGGATCTCTTTTGCTATTTTAAAAGGTGATAATATGAGACCACAGAAGTTAACGATGTCAAGAGGTAAGCGAGTCTTATCTGACTATGGTTCAAGGCAAGACGAATACGCTGAATACAATCGTATGCGATGGAAGTACGATCGAGAAGCCAAAGCATTTTATAATTCAAAAGAATGGAAAGCATTATCTCGATTGGTTCTGCTTGAGAATGATTATGTTTGTGAATATTGTGGAGACGAAGCAACAATGTCAGATCATGTGATTCCATTGAAAGCTGATTGGAATCGAAGATTAGATAGAAGTAATCTAAAAGCAAGTTGCAAAAGATGTAATGATAAGAGAGCAATTCTCTATCGGAACAATCTATTGTGATTGTCATTCGTGTCAACCAACCGAACCCGACTGCGGGTCTTGGGTGAACGAAGATAAAGAGAAATGGGGTTAATGTTCGGAATTTACCCCCGCAATTTTATGAACGGGGCTATATGGTTCGTTATTCAAAGGACGCGGCCTCTTTTGTACGAAAAATTCCGTTTTTAAAAAGTCGTTTCAGTAAAGGAGGTGTCAATTTGGGACGAAAAATGAAGCTAGTGGCGACTACTAAAAGCCATTTAACCAAAGAAGAAAAAATCGCACGCAAAAAGATCGAAGATAAGGCTTCTGATGGTTTGGAAGCATTGCAGATCACACCACCAAAACACTTCGATGCGATTGCAAAAGCTGAATACAAGCGTGTGATTAATGACTTACGAAAGCTACCCCTCAGAAATCTGGATCGAGCGATTTTAGAGACCTATTGTACATGGTACGCAGTCTACAAGGAAATATCCCGTGGATTGCAGAAAGAGGGATATGTGTACGAGACAAGCAGTGGTAAAGTCTTACCGAATAAGATGCTATACAGTCTGGAACGTGCGACTACTAACTTAACACGGGCAGCATCACAACTTGGTTTGACCGTGGACAGTCGGATGAAGTTGTATGTTCCACAAGTGGAAGAAAAGAAAACCAGTATATTTGATAAATTCGGAGGATAACACCTCCTTTTTATTTTAGGCCGTTGGTGTAGAGGTAACATGACAAGCTCCAACCTTGTAGTCGTGGGTTCGATTCCTACACGGTCTGTATTTTGTCAGAAAGGAGGATTGAAACAATCGTAGATAAGAAATATCAAGATGTAGCTTATAAGTACGCTAAAGAAGTGCTTGACGGAAAGCGTAGAGTGAGTGCGAAAGTCTATAAGGCTTGCAAGCGACACATGAGAGATTTAGAGAACATCCCTAATAGCGACTACGACTACTTTCCAGACATGGCGCAGAACCCGATTGATTTCATTGAAATCCTCCCAGATGTCAAAACTGGTAAGCCTTATCCACTAGCAGAATTTCAGAAGTTTATCATTGCTAGTTTATACGGTTGGCGCAGAAAAACAGATAAGACTATCAGACGATTCAGAAAGGCTTTGATATCACTGGCCCGTAAGAATGGTAAGACGATTCTTGTGGCTGGTATTGCTTTATACGAGTTTTTATTTGGTCGTAATCCAGCGATGTCACGACAGTTATTTTGTACAGCTAACACACGAGCACAGGCACGTATCGCGTATGACATGGTTCGTAAACAGTTAGATGCGCTAAGAAGTCAAAATGACGATATCAGAAAGGCTACTAAAATAGTGCGTGACGAACTCAGAAACTTGAATGATGAAAGTTATGTACGTGCATTAAGCCGTGAAACAGGGGCAGTAGATGGATTTGAGCCGTATGTAGGCATTTTAGATGAGTTTGCAGCATCGAAAACAAATGAAATGATTGAATTGCTTGAATCTGGTCAAGGGCAGTTGGATAATCCATTAATTCTAATTATCTCAACCGCTGGATTTGATTTGAACGTACCAATGCACGCAGTTGAGTATCCATACATCGAACGGATTTTAAATGAAGAAATAACCGATGATGGTTACTTTGTATTTGTCGCAGAGCAAGATAATGAAGATGAAATCAAAGATGAAGCCAACTGGATAAAATCAAACCCTATCTTAGAAGTTGAAGCGCTCTATGATAAGATGATGAGCTACCTAAGAAAGCGTAGGAAAGTATCACTTGAGACTGGTACAGTGAATGAAGTGCTGGTTAAAAACTTCAATATGTGGCGACAATCATCTGAAAGCTCATATATGGATAAATCGAGTTGGCAACAGGCTAAACTCGATGAAAAACCAAACACACGTAAGCGTAGGGTTTGGATTGGTGTCGATGTTGGTAAGGTTAACGACTTATTCGCTATATCCACGATGGTCCAGATGGACGACTATTGGTTTTGCGATAGTTTCTCCTTTGTAGCTACTAAATATGGACTAGTTGCTAAAGAGAAACGCGATGGTGTCTCTTATACGAATTTAGAACGTATGGGAGAGTGTGAAATAACCACACTTGAGAGTGGCGTGATTGATGATGAGCGTGTCCTTGAGAAGTTGGAAGAGATGATCTATATGAATGAATGGGAATTACAAGCGATATGCTTTGACCCATACCAGTTTAGCTCATTAATCGCAATGATTGAGAAGCGACATCCAGAATGGCCACTAATCGAAGTTAGACAAAACACAATGGTCTTGAATATGCCCACCAGACAACTACGAGATGAGGTTTTGAAAGGCACAATCAAGCACGCTGGAAATCAACTACTTACTATGGCTATTAATAATGCGCGTGTCAAGGTTGATAATAACGGTATGCGTATTGATAAGGACAAGAATAGCAATAAAATTGACCCACTAGATGCCCTATTAGACGCTTATGCAGTATGCTACCTTGAACCATTTGACGGGTCTGGTTACTGGACGAATGAAAAGATTTTGGGAGGAGGTAGCCTGTTTTGATCTTACTGAAATATATACACACAATCCTATTGCTGATTGGCATAGGATTTTTAATTTACGGTCTTTTCTTGATTAATCCAGTGGTTGGATTTATCTCGACTGGATTGATCCTAATTATTTTAGCCATTTACATTGATCGGGGAGGTGCGCAATGAAGAAACGAATCAAGAAGAAATACGAGTTGCTGGAGCGTATTGAGTATTTAGAGAATGACTTTTTTAAATTCACTCAAGACACAGTAGATGTCATTGAATTTTTAGGTAACGAAATCAAACGACTCGAACGCAAACATAAGAAACATTGATTTCAATGGATAGAAAGGAGGTGAGATTATATGAGTTTCTTTCAACCATTGGGATCAACCAAGCCCTCTTATGATGATTACATTTCGTCCGTGTTATCTGGCAACTACTCCCCAGAGTACACGGGAATTTCTGCATTAAAGAACAGTGATATCTTAACCGCAGTAACCATCATCGCTGGGGATATCGCACGATTTCCGCTATTAAAGAAAGACTTTACGGGGAATATCGAGCAAGATGCAGATTTGAACTATCTCTTAAATGTTAAATCAACTGGTAACGTGTCAGCACGTACATGGAAGTTTGCCATGACCGTTAACGCGATTTTAACAGGGAATTCATTCTCTCGAATCTTACGAGACCCGAAGACTGGTAAGGCACTTCAATTTCAGTTCTACAGGCCCTCAGAAACGACTGTAGAAGAGACGAACGACCACAGACTGATTTATACCTTCCGTGACCGTCTAACAGGCGTATCGGTCAAATGTGACGCTTCTGATGTTATCCATTGGAAGTTTTTCAGTCACGATACCATTTTAGGACGATCTCCACTACTTTCCCTTGGCAGTGAGATCAGCTTGCAAGATGGCGGATTGAATACCTTAATTAAATTCTTCCGTGATGGCTTCTCTAGTGGAATTATTAAATTAAAAGGCGCTCAGTTGAATGGTGAAGCCCGCAAAAAAGCCCGTATGGACTTTGAGAAGATGCGTGAGGGTTCGACTGGTGGCAGTCCTTTGGTATTTGACGATACACAAGAGTACACACCACTCGAAATTGATACGAATGTATTGCAATTAATTACATCCAATAACTTTACAACCGCTCAAATTGCGAAAGCATTACGAGTACCAAGCTATAAGCTGGGTGTGAATAGTCCTAACCAGTCCGTGGATCAGTTAGCAAAAGACTACGTTACCAACGACTTGCCATTTTATTTTGACGCTATTTCAAGCGAACTCGCCCTTAAAGTATTGGGTGATGAAGAGCGCAAGCTATTTAAGATTGAGTTTGACACTCGAAGCGTAACAGGTCGGAACGTAGATGAAATCACGAAGTTGATTATTAACCAAGTTATCACACCCAATGAGGGGCGCGTGGAGCTTGGTAAAGAGCGTTCGTCTGATCCTAACATGGATCGTTATCAATCCAGCTTGAATTACGTGTTCCTCGATAAGAAAGAGGAATACCAAGCAATGAAAGGGGGTGAGAATGAAAATGGCAAAGAGAATCAAGATGAAAGGGCCTCTGATCTCGAATAACGAGTACGAAGTGTATGAGTTTTTTGGTTTAGAGGCAGTCAGCGCAAAGTCGATTACAGATCAATTTCCAGAAGATATCAACGAGGATATCACGCTAGAAGTCAATTCCAACGGTGGTCTAGTGACAGTAGGAAGCGAAATATATACCGCTCTTAAAGAATACAAAGGCCACGTCACAGTGGAAGTGACAGGAATGGCTGCGAGTGCTGCAAGTGTTGCGATTATGGGTGCGGACACAATCAAAATCAGTCCGACAGCTCAGATTATGATCCATAAAGCGCTACTTACACGAGCATCTGGGAATAGTGATGATTTAGAAAAGGCTGTAAATGCTCTTAAATCTAGCGATCAATCGATTATTAATGCGTATGTCTCAAAGACTGGTTTATCAGAAGATGAAATCTTCGAAATGATGAAGAATGAAACCTTTATGTCGGCAAATGAAGCGATTGAAAAAGGTTTTGCTGATGAAATCATGACTTTTGAGAAAGATTTAGGCGCAGTAGCAAGCCTCGAAAGTGGACTGTTACCGCAAGCTGTCATCGATGACTTTTATTCACGGAAGAAATCGAACGCAAAAGAAGCTCAAGCGATGTTATTTGAGCTGGAAAAAGAGGCCATCTTAAACGGCCTTTAAAGGAAAGGGGAATATACCTAAATGTTTGATGAAAAAATCAAAGAATTGGAAGCTAAAATCGCTGAAACTAAAGCAGAAATCGAAACTGCTACAAGCGATTTGAAAGCTAAGTTGGAAGATAGCGCAAACGCTGACCTTAACGAAGCGAAAGAAATGCGTGCGTCTATCGATGCTAAGAAAGAAACTTTGAACACATTAACGGAGGATTTGAATTTGTTTAAAGAAATGAAAAACGAACCACAAACTGCTGAAACTCATGCAGTCCAAACAGAAGAAAAAACAATGCGTGAAGCAGTAAATGAATGGCTTCATTCAAAAGGTGCTGTAGCATCTAAAGAATTGAAATTTGAAGGCAAAGAATTGATCGTTCCTATGAACGCAGCGGTTGACCCTGCTACAGATGGATTGAAGAAAGCTAACTCTAAACCAGTTACTAGCGAAGAAATCGTTACTACACCACTTCGTGAAGTAAAAACTGTTCTTGACCTTAAACAATTCGCTACAATCCATAAAGCAACTAAGGGAACTGGTAAATACCCAATTTTGAAACACGCTACTTCTAAGATGGCAAGCACAGCAGAATTGGAAAAGAACCCTGCTCTTGCTAAACCAGAATTTGAAAACGTAACATGGGAAGTTACTACTTACCGTGGAGCTATTCCAGTATCTCAAGAATCTATTGATGATGCAGATGTTGACCTTCTTGGTTTGGTATCAGAAGCAGCAGAACAAATTAAAGTAAATACTACTAATGATGCTATCGCTACTGTATTGAAATCATTTACTGCTGAAAATGCTACAAACCTTGATGAAATTAAAAAGATTCTAAACACTAAACTTGATCCAGCTTACAATGTATCA of Streptococcus sp. S5 contains these proteins:
- a CDS encoding DNA primase family protein; this translates as MDLELLKQQYREMQQQRHLIEIIEKPNDWREIRLACRDYRERWLEEHKNDYDPVTNTVTPKKNPPTRLTELAVAQGMEEILYIVNLSNDRVAVYDPDHGYYHKDPSYAYKIIRLLEPNFSEARAKNVLFMLSATPRVNQHEHFSCNFSTGEYKDPKRFILVKNGIYDKKRKILTGFTHEFVAFSTIATEYNHFAKSPTIDGWNVDDWLLDLMSGDEELVHLIWQVISASLNGNYSYRKSIWFVGEGNDGKGTVQQLITNVVGMKNVASLKINQFAERFSLSMIEGKTVVIGDDVQAGIYVDESSNFNSVVTGEPVLVEEKNKQPYTTVFKKTVIQSTNELPRFKNKTNGTYRRFAIIPFKKSFSSEDDNWAIKDDYIYREEVLEYVLKKALEISFDRFIEPKASLEALEDFKESNDTVKAFVMEWFDKFESTRLPSRYLWWLYQEWCKDEGVTKLTKRKFENQLAKNIPPEWVKKKFQPLGKFVPSVDVPPYYIVFSWGDDENKIITTGYEKINR
- a CDS encoding VRR-NUC domain-containing protein; translation: MKTEHTIQNEIRVALTENGYTVFRANVGKVKTADGRWFDTGLPKGHPDLYGFRPDGKIFYIEVKNANGRVRPEQKQFIKTVKARGALAGIARSVEDALAIIKETNHE
- a CDS encoding SIALI-17 repeat-containing surface protein; the encoded protein is MNKKIILATVATIAAVGTAQGVKADEVQGTTGTGTETSGVTPSVVGTPGTEQNNTTAVVEQPTTETTNEKTGSESDNSNQSGNATQFTKNGSDIQVTNPEVVVDQSNGTGKYQPFSVEYKNIEFPDDLTINEGDKVTFTLPEEVKFQTNFDFDVYNPEKQVVGKATTDTATNTVTTVFNNYFKDHPLNKQMSLKMDATWTDKVESGKPVTANFNGTFVTAQIGAEQVIGKDELISKWGSQDKNDPTVINWTVRLNYARKVLNYVTIIDEMSENQKLVDDYFEIKNIESVDPWIDKGSAMDLVKSIAKSDHGFTIKMDRLEHMIYVNYKTKLVNAVKDSVNPTNKIELKAESDGAVSYSYVQLVGGRGDASGENKPIWEIPNDAPKYEKPSIDLKDIPLMPPAPIVDIPEWKGGTTPWDAPQYDKPEWNGGTVPFDAPVLDKPEINIEDIPMMPPAPVLEKPELIIDLPKPNTPTVTIDKPSIPVEINSKPSKTTVEPQKEQVNVIYQPTKTNAHTLPNTGSESGLVLSFAGMFILGGMARIALKHEGE
- a CDS encoding MazG-like family protein, with protein sequence MELEHELVTLTKKWFVDRDLENGGRLDKQALKLSEEFGELCAGYLKQNEKLTKDSIGDCAVVIVGLALLIKEDVHSIFKIADGVRPREAMECFKLLNANISEFQLSQDLASKEMCKHNLVRAVAYLKSISKALNYDFADCFEVAYNEIKDRKGKWIDGSFVKEEDLPNE
- a CDS encoding DUF1642 domain-containing protein, with amino-acid sequence MNKQELIEKLKIIDGGYGSRYYIAISDVFELLEQLDEPQPIKLKDIIARIKSLDVGIQEVWLNKILKELGSDYGSLKYRAGYEQGKFDSTMEHEKVTVPQFVADWIEDCKTKGKSLLKSLLYTPGKVNSWVDDPDNQETFALAWINGYEVEQEKRYTVKLKNTDDYLVKTAANSYRFYNNIYTQNRKHTKEEIEKSGFGWVFDCEGIEVEKVEE
- a CDS encoding DUF1492 domain-containing protein, which produces MNIASRLSALKYIDIKIKSKRQEIENLKSAILKGQVYSDEPKGSKQGNATEDLNIKIIDGVEKIRAEIHQLMEERTRLINAIEDLDDPLENIVLRLMYVNGYSWQETKRELNYSHATIQRARAKAIEHLVIKDEPTFNK
- a CDS encoding HNH endonuclease, which produces MRPQKLTMSRGKRVLSDYGSRQDEYAEYNRMRWKYDREAKAFYNSKEWKALSRLVLLENDYVCEYCGDEATMSDHVIPLKADWNRRLDRSNLKASCKRCNDKRAILYRNNLL
- a CDS encoding phage terminase small subunit P27 family; its protein translation is MGRKMKLVATTKSHLTKEEKIARKKIEDKASDGLEALQITPPKHFDAIAKAEYKRVINDLRKLPLRNLDRAILETYCTWYAVYKEISRGLQKEGYVYETSSGKVLPNKMLYSLERATTNLTRAASQLGLTVDSRMKLYVPQVEEKKTSIFDKFGG